One region of Erwinia tracheiphila genomic DNA includes:
- a CDS encoding IS256 family transposase has translation MDEKKLKALAAELAKGLKTEAGLNQFFRMLTKLTVETALNAELTDHLGHEKNAPKTGTNTRNGYSSKTLLCDGGEIGLNTPRDRENTFEPQLIKKNQTRITQMDSQILSLYAKGMTTREIVDTFKEMYDADVSPALISKVTDAVKEQVAEWQNRQLYALYPIVYLDCIVVKVRQNGSVINKAVFLAPGINTEGRKELPGMWLAENEGAKFWLNVLTELKNRGLQDILIACVDGLKGFPDAINSVYPQTHIQLCIIHMVRNRLKYVAWKDYKAVTGGLKTVYQALTEAAARMALDAFAEEWDDKYPQISKSWRAHGENLDTFFGYPSDIRKAIYTTNAIESLNRVIRAAIKKRKVFPTDDSVRKVIYLAIQSASKKWSIPVQNWRLAMSRFIIEFGDRLSDHL, from the coding sequence ATGGACGAGAAGAAACTTAAGGCCCTTGCTGCTGAACTGGCCAAAGGCCTCAAAACTGAGGCCGGCCTTAATCAGTTTTTCCGCATGCTCACGAAGCTGACCGTTGAAACGGCACTCAATGCAGAACTGACTGACCACCTCGGGCATGAGAAAAATGCCCCTAAAACCGGCACCAATACCCGCAACGGCTACTCTTCGAAAACGCTGCTGTGCGACGGCGGTGAAATCGGGCTAAACACGCCGCGCGACCGGGAAAATACCTTTGAACCTCAGCTGATTAAGAAGAATCAGACGCGTATCACGCAGATGGACAGCCAGATTTTATCCTTGTATGCCAAAGGCATGACCACGCGGGAAATCGTCGATACGTTCAAAGAGATGTACGATGCTGATGTGTCACCGGCCCTGATATCAAAAGTCACGGATGCCGTTAAAGAGCAGGTCGCCGAATGGCAGAATCGCCAGCTGTATGCGCTCTATCCCATTGTTTATCTGGACTGTATTGTTGTTAAGGTTCGTCAGAATGGCAGCGTGATTAACAAAGCGGTGTTCCTGGCGCCGGGCATCAATACCGAAGGCCGGAAAGAGCTTCCGGGGATGTGGCTGGCTGAAAATGAAGGTGCAAAGTTCTGGCTGAACGTGCTGACGGAACTTAAAAATCGCGGCCTTCAGGACATCCTGATTGCCTGCGTGGATGGCCTGAAGGGCTTCCCGGATGCGATAAACAGCGTCTATCCGCAGACTCACATCCAGCTGTGCATCATCCACATGGTGCGTAACCGCCTGAAATACGTGGCGTGGAAGGACTACAAAGCGGTCACAGGCGGGCTGAAAACCGTTTATCAGGCACTAACAGAAGCGGCCGCACGGATGGCGCTGGATGCGTTCGCCGAAGAATGGGATGACAAATATCCACAAATCAGCAAAAGCTGGCGTGCGCACGGGGAAAACCTCGATACGTTCTTCGGCTATCCGTCTGACATCCGAAAAGCTATCTACACCACGAATGCCATTGAGTCGCTGAACAGGGTGATCCGTGCCGCCATTAAGAAACGCAAGGTATTCCCGACGGATGACTCAGTGCGAAAGGTTATTTACCTGGCAATCCAGTCGGCATCGAAAAAATGGAGTATACCGGTCCAGAACTGGCGGCTGGCGATGAGCCGCTTTATTATTGAGTTCGGTGACCGCCTGAGCGATCACCTTTGA
- a CDS encoding tyrosine-type recombinase/integrase, producing MTHGLIHLTQIQISIFVLFRKLSYSAELFKFLCCNVKDKKTGKIRAILRTPKALELVAQRRAGNPAHTFLFEVESNRAKGKPISRVSVSTKFKEAGERLNLTIAAHTPRKTMGYQALQRGVSQPTLTKLYGHSSQAVTLAYCGIMDKDVEYVYPGIDY from the coding sequence ATGACGCATGGATTGATTCATCTCACGCAAATCCAGATTTCCATTTTTGTACTCTTCAGAAAGCTTTCTTACAGCGCCGAACTGTTTAAATTTCTGTGCTGTAATGTGAAGGATAAGAAAACTGGCAAAATCCGGGCAATTTTGCGCACACCCAAAGCACTGGAATTGGTAGCACAACGCAGGGCAGGTAATCCCGCTCATACGTTTCTGTTTGAGGTGGAGAGCAACCGGGCCAAAGGCAAGCCCATCAGTAGAGTGAGCGTTTCAACAAAATTCAAGGAAGCAGGTGAGCGTTTAAATCTGACAATTGCTGCACATACGCCCCGAAAAACTATGGGCTATCAGGCACTACAGAGAGGAGTGAGCCAGCCAACTCTCACGAAACTTTATGGGCATTCGTCACAGGCTGTCACGCTTGCGTACTGCGGCATAATGGATAAGGATGTTGAATACGTGTACCCAGGGATCGATTATTGA
- a CDS encoding IS1 family transposase (programmed frameshift), with product MAKVDVVCPQCNETHAVRCNGHSASGAQRYICKHCSKTFQLNFSYSGAKPDTHQTIVNMAMNGSGCRDTARVLGISLNTVLRHVKKFRQKAVAENIDPETEVVICCEAGEQWPYVRCKSNPRWLFYAYDRIRKRALAHVFGPRNAPTLRRLLALLSKFNIAFYMTDAWPVYKVLLSATSHVVSKKYTQPTERHNLNLRTHIKRLTRRTICFSKSEEMHDKIIGWYLTLHHYQ from the exons ATGGCTAAAGTTGATGTCGTCTGCCCTCAGTGCAATGAAACTCATGCTGTACGATGTAACGGACATTCAGCATCCGGTGCCCAACGTTACATCTGCAAGCATTGTTCAAAGACCTTTCAGCTCAATTTTAGCTACTCCGGTGCCAAACCAGACACACACCAGACCATTGTTAATATGGCCATGAATGGTTCCGGATGTCGCGATACCGCACGGGTTCTCGGTATCAGCCTCAATACGGTTCTGCGGCACGTAAAAAAATTTCGCCAAAAAGCA GTAGCTGAGAATATCGACCCCGAAACGGAGGTTGTTATCTGCTGTGAAGCCGGTGAACAATGGCCTTACGTGCGGTGTAAAAGCAATCCCCGGTGGTTGTTCTATGCTTATGACCGTATCCGCAAACGTGCTCTGGCCCATGTCTTCGGCCCGAGAAATGCCCCGACCCTGCGACGATTGCTGGCCCTGTTAAGCAAATTTAACATTGCCTTTTATATGACAGATGCCTGGCCGGTTTATAAAGTTCTGTTAAGTGCAACAAGCCACGTGGTGAGCAAGAAATATACCCAACCGACAGAACGACATAATCTTAATCTTCGTACACATATCAAACGACTGACCCGCAGAACAATTTGCTTTTCGAAGTCAGAGGAAATGCACGATAAGATCATCGGTTGGTATCTTACTCTGCATCATTATCAATAA